A genomic region of Raphanus sativus cultivar WK10039 chromosome 6, ASM80110v3, whole genome shotgun sequence contains the following coding sequences:
- the LOC108810695 gene encoding uncharacterized protein LOC108810695, translating into MGGNRPHSSKRFSLFSFFKPRRSHRVEADSSWDDSVYTRKALASDEDKRYCVAEPGIDRKASAFIAKFHATRVSESERQTLSPYQSEKA; encoded by the coding sequence ATGGGAGGAAACAGACCACACAGCAGCAAGAGGTTCTCTCTCTTCAGTTTCTTTAAGCCACGAAGATCTCACAGAGTGGAAGCAGACTCCTCTTGGGATGACTCCGTTTACACTCGCAAAGCATTGGCTAGTGACGAAGACAAACGTTATTGTGTGGCTGAACCAGGTATCGACCGGAAGGCTTCTGCCTTTATCGCCAAGTTCCATGCAACTCGTGTCTCTGAGTCTGAGCGCCAAACTCTCTCTCCTTACCAATCCGAGAAGGCATGA